GCCTCTGGCGTGCTCTACGGGCTCGAGGCGAGCGGCAAGTACAAGATTGGCGACAATACGCGTGCAGCCCTCCTTACCCGTGGTCAGGCCGAAATGTGCCGCCTGGGCAAGGCTCTCGGTGCAAAGTCCGAAACGTTTGCGGGCCTCGCCGGCATGGGCGACCTTATCGTGACCTGCCTCTCGCAGCACAGCCGCAACCGCTATGTGGGTGAACACATCGGGCGTGGCGAAACCATCGAGCAGGTGCTTGCCGGCATGAAGATGGTGGCCGAAGGCGTGCCCACCTGCAAGAGCACCAAGGCTCTCGCCGACAAGCTCGGTGTCGAGATGCCCATCGTGAATTCCGTGCATGCGCTCCTCTTCGAAGGCAAGAAGGTCGACGATGTCATCAAGGACATGTGGGGCCGCGAGCTCAAGGAAGAAGTCTGGGGCTAAACCCCTAGAAACGGATTGATGCGCCGAAGTGGGCGGCAAACCCGTTTCGGAAAATTCCGCCGGATTCAAGTCCGGCGTTTTTGTTTTTGTCAGATGGAGTTTCCGTGCGCTCGGTATAATCCGTCTTGAGCGGGACGATTTGCGTCGCGCTGGCGAAAAGCGAGAGGTTGCGGAGAATTCCCTGGGTTTCGCGCTCCAGCGTAATCCCGAGCCCGGCGATGAGCCCGTAGCTCTCGAGCATCCACGACCAGGAATCGTCCTTTGCCTTGTATCCTATGAACGATGTCGTCGAGGATGTCCTGTCGACTTCAATTTCGTCGTAGGTGTAGTATCCGTGCAGGTCGATGCGCGGGGAAACCTTCGTGTGCGCCGTGATATTGAATTGCGGGTTAAAGTGCCCTCCCAGCATAACGGCAGAAAGGTCGATGTCTGCATCCACCAGGTAGTTCTTCTGCAAGAACGAGAACGAAAGCGTCTGCATGATGGACACGGGCAGCAGGCGGTTCGGGGCGAACGTCTCGAAGAATCGCTTTTTGTTCCGCTCCATGTGCACGTCTGCCTTGATGCCGCGCGCATCGAGCCCGAAGGTTTCCTTTTCCCACTGGACACTGCCGTAATGCAGGCTTACATCTAGCGGGACGAACATGAAACGCTTGGTGCTGTTGTCGCGCCAGGTGTTCCCGAAAATGTTCACGTCGGCAGAAGCTCCCGCATAGTAGAAATCGAGTTTGCTCGTTTCAAAATGGTGCGCATATCGAGCATCCCACAGCCAGATGCGCGAGGAATCCTTGATAAAGTATTCCTGCTTTGCGTTGTACGGAGTCGTGCCGATGCGCTGCAGGCCTGCCGCAAGTTCGTTGCCTGCAAACCTTGCTCCGGCTGTAAATCCCTTGCGCAGGTATTGCGAATTCCAGTCGCCTTCGATAAGGTGGACCTCGTCGTTTTCGTTTTCGGATTCCCAGCGGATGGTCGCAAGTTCCGGATTCCCGCGCTCGACAAGTGCTGCCGCATACAGCGAAGAATCTGCAGTGTGTATGGAGACGCTTGATTTTAGCGTCGGCATGCTACTTGCCTCTACGGAAAAAGTAATGTTCCTGAAGTCGGCCTGGATTCCCGCTGAACCGACCATGCGGTTGCTGTTTAAAGAAAGTTCCCAGCCGTCTTTCCAGAGCCCGTCTATGCGGTAATGCGAAAACGAGGCGAAAGCGGAATAATTGTTGACTTGTGCCGTGTCTGCTACGTGGCAGAAAGTGCCGTTCAGTTCTTTCGTGTCGGAATCCAGCAAAAAAAGCCCGCCACAATGGGCGAGGCCTTTTGTTTCACCATACGCCAATGGCGTTGCAAGGAGACTTGTCAAGCCTATGGCGTATAGCGATTTAAAGATAGCAGTCACTGCTGATTAATCGATGACGATTTCGTTTTCTTCTTCGTCCCAGTCTTCTTCATCTTCGTAGTATTCGTCGAAGTCGTCGTCGATAGCGGCCCTGATGAATTCATCCCAGAAGAAGTCGACTGTCATGTCGGGGAAGATGCCGCCGAATGTGACATCGGGGAAGATGATGAGCTTGCGGAGGTCTTCGAAGGTGTATAGTTCAATTTCGGAATCGACCATCTTGCCGTTGAGGAGGCCCTGGATAGTTTCGGTCTTGTTGCCGTCCTTGTCGGTAAAGTAACCGAAGTTGGGGACCTCGTTCTCGTAGAAGGCGACGGCGTACTTGATGGTGCCCTTGTCGTCCTTGCACATTCCTGCGGGGAGCGTCACATCGGGAATCTTCCATTCGGTTTTTGTTATGGGCTCGTCGCTATTAATCATGGCCCATGGGTCACCTTCCGCGTAGCTGTTGACGACGAACTTGATCTTGCAACCGTCAGCAACGTAGCCGATTTCTGCCTTGATGCGTTCAGGTTCGTAGACATCCATGAAGATTGTTCCCGAGGTCTCGTCGTCATCCCATCCGGAGACTTGGTTGCTCTCTATGTCGGGATTGAACTTGTAGTATTCCTGAGCTATGTAACCCTGCATGTATCTCTGGGCGTAAGCATTGCCTTCCAAGTCTTCGGACCAATAGAAACCGCCGTCCGGGTTCACCCATTCGGACTTGTCGTTCACCACGTGGTACGGCAAGAACTTCTGGATGCCGTCGGTATTCTCGAACCACTTGTAGGGTACGAACTTGATGGTCTTGTCTTTGGCGTAGGGAAGGTCGAATCCGGTACGGAGCTGCGTCTTGATGGTGCTCAGGGAATCGATGATTTTCTGGGCATCGGCGGTACTCAGGTCGGCTTCTTCGTCATCCCCCACGATGTAGAGGTCGTTCTCCTGGGTCTTGAGGCCGTTCTTTGCTTCTTCGAGCCCGTACTGCAGGCCGAACTGCACGTAGTTAATCGCGCTGTCGATCATGTTCGGGATGTTCTTGTATTCGCTTTTCCAGGAATCATGGATGCTTGTAAACTTGCTCTCTTTCCCGATAAACTTGAACAGGTGCTCGAAACCATGGTTGTCGTAGTAGTTAACCTTGGCATCTAACTCCATAAGGGAGTCAATCCAGTCGTATTTGCCGTTCTCGTCGATGTTGAGGTTGAGGCTCACAACTGCGGTGAGTGTCGCTTTGGCGGCGTACAGTGCGGCTAGTACCGGTGCGAATTCACCGCGGTCTAGCTCAACGTTGCGCTCGTCGATGTTGTAGGTGCAGGTGAACGCGTCGTCGTTAGCGATATTCGTCATGTAGCTGATGGCGGAATCCAGCGACGGGATGGCGGTAGCGATGGCGGCCTGCGCATCGCTCACCAAGATGCCGCGGAGTTCGTCGGTGGAATGGAAGGCTAGGTTGAAGGAAACCTCGGAAGAACCCCTCATGTCGCGCGAAAAGAGCGCTGCACCGGGTTTACCCGTGCGGGCGAGCAGCGTGTCGATCAGGTTGTTGATTTTCTTGTTGTTCGCGATATCCGAGATGATGGATGCCGTGTAGGCGAGCTGCGCTTCGCAGTTGCCGGGATATTTTTTGAGGATTGCCTCGACGGAGGACTTTGTTGCGGCGCTCATTTCTTGCGCCTTGTTCAGGTCGCCATCCCCGAAGGTGGAATAGACGTCGGTGAGGTCGCTCTTGATTTTCTCGATTTGTGCCTTGTCGCCTTCGTCCGTAATTTCTTGGCAGCCGGCAGTGACTTCGACCTTGGTCTCGATGGGGTCGCTGGAAATTTCCTTGCTTTCGGGACTGCTGCTGGTATCGTCGCCGCATCCGGCGAGGATTGATAGGCAGCCAAGAGTAAGGATTGAGAGTAATTTGACTTTGTTCATAAAAAAAGGTTCTCCTTGTTTCCATGAAAATATAAAAAAAGAATAGAATGTGCCACTATTTTTTTATGTGACGTAAAAAATTGCCGATTGACGGCGCGTTCAAGGCGATAAAAAGGTTACTTACGGATTTTTAGGAGCACGATTGCTCCCTGGGCTGCCTGGAATAGTAGTGGCAGGTAACTGAGCAGGGTGGATGCAAGTACTACGTCGGCAGGGATTCCGAGAAGCCCCGTGTAAAGGCTGACCTGCACGTTCTCGCGGATACCGATTCCGTTTATGGATATCGGGAGCATGGTAAATGTAACCATGATGGTGGTGAATACCGTTATGACGGCGATATTGACATCAATTCCTACGGCACGGAAGTAGGCGTAGTGGATAATGATGGTCACAATCTGCAACCATACGGAATCCAGTCCCGATAACCAGAACGCCTTCGGGTGGCTCCGGTAGATGGCGAAAGCCTGTTGCAACTTCAGCAGGAACGGAACTTTTTGAACAAGTTTGTCTGGAATCTTGATTTTATCCAGAAATAGGCTCCCGACAATGATAACCAGGGCTAATATGGCAACTGCGCTTACGGTGATGGTGTAATGGGCTGGAACCTGGTAGCGAATCAAGACGAACGGGATTGCGATGAAAAAACTGAGGAACATCGCGATAAGCCCCATGACACGTGATATCGCAATTGCCGCAACGGAGTTTGCCGTGTTCCCGAATTTGCGCCCGAATGCGACCGTCTTGACGGCATCTCCACCGAAACCGCTGGGGAGCAGGTTGTTGAAAAAGTAACCTAGCGCAATGTAGGCGTAAAAAGTGCGAAATTTGACTTTTTTCCCGTCCTCGAGCAATAAACCGCGCCAGCGGTTTGCCTGGATAGCCATGAGAACGACGGTTAAGAACAAAATAAAGAGCAACCAGGGGAGAGCCGACGGCTTCCAGTTCGAAATGGCGTCAAAAAACGGGATTTTGTTCAGAATATATGCCAATCCCCCGACGGTAACGATGACTTTTATCGCCGTAAAAAGCATTTTTGTCGTTTTTTTTCGATTGTCGGGTTGCATAAGCCTAATATAAAATATTATATTCAGTTGTAGGATTTTCCCGTGAAGGGAAAGGAGGAAATAATGAAAAAATGGATTATGGTTCCTGCCGTGGCTTCGATGGCGATGGTTGGAATGTTCGGATGTTCGTCGGATTCGACGGACTCTAAATCTCCGGTTGCAATAGAGGGCGTAGAAGGGGCATCCGGCGAGATTGCTCTTGTGAGTGCTTCGGATGCGAAGGCTCACATGGCTATGTTCAGGCGCTCTGTTGTGGATTCCTGGCAGTTTGAATCTGCTGAATCCGATAGCGCCTCTACGGGAGTTGATTCTGTCCTGCAGAATTCGAATTTCGCAGTTGATGCTGATGTGACGGTCGAAGACGATTCTGTCTATACGGTTGCTTCTGCCGGTGTCGATGGCAAGGGCTTTGCCTGGATGGTCCAGGTTGAAAACGGTGCCGTCGTTTATTCCTGGCGCGAAAATGCCGAAAGCGAATGGCAGAAGTTCAAGACCGAAAAGCGCATTGAAAAACTCGAAAAGAACAATGTCCGCGTCGAACTTGCGGGTAAGGTCGTTGTCATTTTTGTGAACGGCAAAATCGAAGGCGCCTTCCGCAACGAAAAGTTCGGCTCCTTCACGATGGAAGGCTTGTTCACGGTTGGTTTCGACAAATTCGATATGGGGAAGTGCCATTGCCATAACGGCCATGTGGAACAGGTCGATGTGGAAACGGTCAACGAGATCGAGGATACCCCGATTGATTCTATCGAAGTGGTTGAACCGGTTGAAACGCCTATTGATACTATCGCCGGCGGGAGCGACCCTGTTCCCGAGACGGTTTGGATTGCCGAATGGGACTTCAATGATGCCGAGAATGTCGGCCTCGACGTGACTGGTAACGGCCACAACGCGACCATCGGTGAAGGTTCGGTGGCTTCCACAGATGGAATTGCCGCTTTTGACGGCAAGTCTGGCTTTACCGTGGCCTTGGCTGACGATATCAAGATTAACGAGTTTGTTGTCGAGGCTCGCGTGAAGCCGACTCAGTTCGGTACCATGCAGAACATCATTGTGGCCGAGCCCCCCGGACGTGGTGTGGATGGCTGGCAGCTTCGCATTGACGAGGGTGTGCTGACGGTTCACCTGCGTGATGACGATCTCAACGGTGACGACTGGAATATCTTCCCGGGCAAGCGTATGACTCTTGGCGAATGGAATGTCATTCGTATGGAACGCAGTGCCGATAGTGTCAAGCTTTTCCAGAATGGCGAACTTACCGTTGCTGCCGCCTATACGGGTGATCTGACTCAGATGCGCTACAACTGGAGCATCGGTTTCGATGGTATGCAGCAGGCTTTCCACAACCGCTACTTCATCGGCGAAATGGACTATGTCCGCTTTGGAGCCTTTAACGGCTTTAGCGCAGGCGTGTTGCCGGTGAAGTCCAAGAGGCTTCTTGTGGCTTGGGAATTCAATGAACCTACGTTTATTGGCCTTGACCGCATGGCAAACAACTCTACGCACGATTTGGTGGGTAGCCCGAAGGTTGCCGATACGACGGTTGCGCTTGATGGCAGGTCTGGCTTGGAAGTTGGCCTCTCGAAGGTATTCCAGCGCAATACGTTTGCGATTGAAACCCGCGTAAAGCCGACCCAGTTTGGTGAAATGCAGAATATCATTGTTGCCGAGCCTCCTGGACGCTATGGCGACGGTTGGATTGTCCGCCTCGACAATGGCGTGCTGACGGTGCATTTCCGCGACGAGGATACTGACGGCATTACCTGGAATATTCTCAAGGGCGAAAAGCTTGCCCTGGATGAATGGACCGACATTCGCGTGGAACGTGGTGCCGAATCCATCAAGGTGTTCCAGAATGGCGAACTGACGGCTGAAGCTGAGACGACGGGTGATATCTCGCAGCTCGGTTACGACATCGGTATCGGTTTCGATGCCATGAGGCAGGCCAAGCACGACCGCTTCTTTGAGGGTGAAATCGACTTCATCCGCTACTACGGGCTGTAATACCTTGTTAGACGTTTAATCTATATTTGAAGGGACCTGTTGGTCCCTTTCCTTTTTGGGTGAATATGAAAATCGACGTAGGTATTATCAACTATAATGGTGGCACGGAACTTCTGGAATGTGTAAGGAGCTTGCTTGCGCAATCTGAACCTGTGCGTGTGCTTGTTTTTGATAATGCTTCTGCGGACGATTCCATACGTATTTTGAAGGAACAAAACTTAGACTGCACCGTAATTGAATGCCCCAAGAATCTTGGATATGCGGGAGCCTGTAATGGACTGCTCGAAAAGATGAATGCCGACATTCAGGTGCTTTGCAATATGGACCTGGAATTCGACCCGGCTTGGGCAAAAAACTTGCTTGCGTGTTTTGAACGCCATCCGGAAGCGGGCTCGGTTGCAAGCCTCGTGATGGAAAAGAGCGGGGTAGTGAATGCGGTCGGCGTGCAGTTCGGCGCGGACCTTTTCGCAAAAAACGAAGCAAGCGGGTTGAATATTTCCGAAGCCGATGTGCGCGAGAAGGATGTGTTCGGATGCTATGGTGCGGTAATGAGTTTCCGTAAGGCGGCTGCCGAGGCTGCCGGCAAGATGGATGCGAGTTACTTCTTGTTCTTTGAGGAAACGGAATGGTATTTCCGCCATAACCTCGCGGGGTACAGGACGGTCTTTTGCCCCGAGGCAAAGGTCTATCATGAACGCTCGATGACGACGGTGCGCTATTCCCCGCGCAAGCTGTTCTATTCCGAGAGGAACCGCCTGCGTACTGCGATTCGCTTGCTGCCATTTGCAGATATTGTGAAGTTGCCGTTCCGCGGGTTCGTGCGTTACCTGAACATGGCGAAGGGCGGCGTTCCCGGGCAATCGGGTGACGGGAAAAAACTCTCGAAGGCTGCCATTTGCGGTGCGTTGCTGAAGGCCTGGTTGCAGGCATTGGCAATGCTCCCGCAGGAACTTTGTATTCGCAGGAAATACCGCAAACAGTTCGGCGATGTCGGCGCGAAGGTGCGCGCTATTCTTGAGATGTACCCGATTCGGCCCTGAAGTGGTCGAACATCTTCTTGAGCGTCACGCGGATGTCGGTGCCCTTCCAGTACTTTTTCACGCGGGAGTTGTCTGCGCAGAGGTATGGTGTTTCTACTGGACGAACCTTCTCGGGATCCACGACGATTTCGATTTCGACGGGCGTGAATTTTAGAATCACGTTTTTGAGCAGGTCCTCGATTTTATTCGCGATGCCGGAACCCACGTTGTAGATATCGAACTCGTTCTCGTTCTCGAGCAGCATGCGGTAGACATGCACGACGTCTTCCACATCGGAGAAATCGCGCCAGGCGCTCAGGTTGCCCACGAGAATCTTGCCGGGCTTGCCCGACTTGTCGATTGCGGCGACCTGCTTCACGAAACTCGGGAGCGCAAACGTAGTTGTCTGCCCGACTCCAGTGTGGTTGAACGAACGTGTGCACACTATTTTCATGCCGTATTTCTTGCGGTAGAGCTGTGCGAAGTTTTCTTGCGCAATCTTCGAGATGCCGTAGGGGTTGCTCGCTTCGAGTGGGTCCGTTTCCTTGAGCGGGGATCTGCCTTCGGGAATGGCGTATTCCTCGGCGCTCCCGATTAAAAGAGTCTTTGCCTGCGGAGCATGCTTGCGGATTGCTTCCAGCAGGTTGAGCGTTCCGTTCACGTTCACGCTGATAGTGGCGGCAGGATTTTTCCACGAAGCCCCTACCGAACTGATGGCTGCGAGATTCACGACGGCGTCGGGCTTGGCGCTTTCAATAAGTGCTTCCACCTGGCCTGCGTTCTGCAGGTTCACTTCGGGAAGGTCCACCTTTACGGTGGAATGCCCTGCGGATTCAAGTTCGCGGGCTAAGTACCTGCCGACGAATCCCGATGCCCCGACGATGACGACCTTCATCAAATCTTTCCTTCGGCAAGGAGCTTGATGTCGCTATCCACCATGCGCTTGACCAACTGCTCGTAGCTGATTTCGGGTTTCCAGCCGAGAACCTTCTTTGCCTTGCTTGCATCACCGATAAGTAGGTCTACTTCGGCAGGGCGGAAGAATTGCGGGTTCACCTTCACGACAACCTTGTCGGTGCCCTTAAGTGTGGCGTATTCGTTTTCGCCTTCGCCGTGAAACTCAATTTCCATTCCGGCAGCCTTGAATGCGAGTTGTACAAATTCGCGAACCTTGTGGGTTACGCCTGTGGCGACTACATAATCGTCGGCCTGTTCCTGTTGAAGCATGAGCCACATGGCGCGTACGTAGTCGGCGCTATGGCCCCAGTCGCGGCTAGCATCCATGTTGCCTAGTTCGAGCACGTCTTGTTTGCCGGCCTTGATCTTTGCGACGGCGATGGTAATCTTGCGGGTTACGAATTCGGCACCGCGGCGTTCGGATTCGTGGTTGAAGAGGATGCCGGAGCAGGCAAACATGCCGTAACTTTCGCGGTAGTTCTTGATAATCCAGTGCCCGTAGAGTTTGGAAACCCCGTAGGGGCTGCGCGGGTAGAACGGTGTCGTTTCGTTTTGCGGAACGGCCTGCACTTTACCGAACATTTCGCTGGTGGATGCTTGGTATACGCGCGTGTCAGGCTTGCAGAGGCGAACCGCTTCCAGGAGTTTGGTGACGCCGATGGCGTTGATGTCGGCGGTAGAGAGCGGCGTTTCCCACGATGTAGTCACGAACGATTGAGCGGCAAGATTGTAAATCTCGTCGGGTTTCGCGATTTCCATGGCGCGCAGGAGCGATGCGGAATCGGTCATGTCACCAAAAATGAATGTAACCTTGCCCTTGAGGTGCTCGGCGTTGTTAAAGTCGAGCTTGCTCTTGCGGCGGACAAGTCCGTAAACTTCGTAACCCTTCTCGAGAAGGAATTCAGCCAGGTACGAACCGTCCTGACCGGTAATGCCTGTAATAAGTGCGCGTTTCATATGGTTAAATATAAATAAATATGAAATTACTAAATTGCGGGTATGGCTTTTGTTCATTTGCAAGTTCATTCCGAATTTTCCGTATTGAAGTCTTCTGCTCGCCTTGATGGCATTTTGGCTGCGGCCGCAGCCGAAAATGCCCCCGCCGTAGCCCTTACAGACCACGGCGCCATGTTCGGCATTCTTGAAATACAGACGCGCGGGAAGGACATGAACAAGGCTCGCAAGGAGAAGGGCCTCCCTCCGGTAAAGACTATTTACGGCTGCCACGTGTACGTGGATTCCCCGAGTGCAAGTGCGAAGGACCCGACCACTTATGAACGCCTGACCCTGCTTGTCGAAAACGAGAAGGGTTATTACAACCTGCTCCGTATTGTGAGCTACCGCTATGAGGAAAGCGACCGCTGGGCGGAAATTCCCTCGGTCCCGCTGGATGTAGTGAACCAGCACAAGGAAGGTCTGATTGCCATTGCGGGCGATTACTTTAGCCGTTATGGACAGAACGTGACATCGGGTCGCGAAGCCCAGGCTCGCGAGTACATGGACAATCTTGACAAGATTTTTGACCGCGACCATCTTTACTTATCCGTATGCGATAACGGAATCCAGCAACAGCGAGGTGTGAATGAATTCAATGTGAAGTTGGCGCAGGAGATGGGCCGCGAAGTTGTGGCGGTTGCCGACGTGCACTACATAAAGCCTGAAGATTCTACTGCACACAAGGTGTTGCGTTGCATCTCGTTAAAGACGACCCTCAACGATTTCACCGATTCACGCTTCCCGACGGACCAGTTCTATTTCCGTTCCGAAGAAGAAATGGTCAAACTTTTTGGGCATATCCCGGGCGCTATCGAGAATACGGTCAAGATTGCTGAGCGTTGCAACTTTACTGTCAAAACCGGTATTGGCGATGAGTTCTGGCCCAGGTTCAAGATACCGGAAGATTTCCTTGCGTCCGAGGAATACCAAAATATTAAAGCAATCATGAAGGCCGAATACGATGCGGAGTACCCGGAAATTCATGAACGTGAACGGTTGGGGATAATCAAGGATAAGGCGAAAAAATTGATAGCCGCCTATTGCGCCGAGAAGGGCGTTGACGAGAAATCCTTGACCGATGAGGAAAAGGCCGAATTCCAGAACCAGGCTTCGCAGGAACCCTTTACCGACGAAGACAACAAGGCTTGGGAAAAGAATACACACCGCTGGTGTAAACCGGGTGGCGACGCCGATATCTACATCACGCACCTGTGTAACGAACGCCTCAAATGGCGATTCCCCGACGAAGACTTCAAGTTCCCCGCGCGCGAGACCGATGTGGCCAAGCGCATGTACAAGGAATTGAACTGTATCCGCAATATGAACGTGGCGGGCTACCTGCTTATTGTGTGGGACTTCATCAACTGGTCGCGTGATAACGGAATTCCCGTAGGCCCGGGACGTGGTTCCGCTGCAGGCTCGCTTGTTACCTACATCATCGGCATTACGGATATTGACCCGCTCAAGTTCGATTTGCTATTTGAACGATTCCTGAATCCGGAACGCGTGAGCATGCCTGATATCGATACGGACTTTGCGGATAGGGACCGCGGGCGCGTTATCCAGTACGTGACCGACAAGTATGGCTACGATTGCGTGGGACAGATTATTACCTACGGTATGCTCAAGTCGAAGGCGGTGATTACTGACGTTGCCCGCGTCTTGGGGCTCCCGCCTGCCGAGGCAAAGCAGATTACAAAACTGTTCCCGCAGAGAACGCTGAACTTTAGCCTTGAACAGGCCTGGACGGGAAAAAAGAAAAATAAGAAGGGGGGAGAGGATCCTCTTGAAGACGGCTATAGCTCGGAACCCCTGCAGGCGCTCGTCAACAGCCGCGCCAGTTACCAGAACCTCTGGGAAATTGCGAAAAAGTTGGAGGATTTACCGCGCCAGACGGGCGTGCATGCCTGTGGTGTGGTGATTACGCCGACTCCGATTTACAACCTGGCCCCGCTTTACCGTGCCGCCCCTGCCGATACGCCTGTGGTGATGTACGACAAGCACTACGCCGAAGACATCGGGCTTTTGAAGATGGACTTCCTTGGCCTGATTAACTTGTCCATCATTCAGGACACGGTGAGCATGGTCAAGAAAAACCGTGGGATAGACCTTGATATGGGCCATATTCCACTGGATGACAAGGAAACGTTTGACCTGCTCGGCAAGGGCATGACGACAACGGTGTTCCAGTTTGAATCTCCGGGTATGCAGAAATACCTGCGCGAACTGAAGCCGACGCGAATTTTTGACTTGATCGCTATGAACGCCCTGTATCGCCCGGGGCCTATCGACCAGATTCCGCACTTTATTGCACGTAAGAACGGCAGGGAAGAAATTGACTGCTATCACCCGGATTTGGAACAAGTTCTTGGTGAAACTTACGGCGTGATTGTGTACCAGGAACAGGTGATGAAACTTGCCCAGATTTTGGGCGGCTATACCCTGGGTGGCGCTGACAATATTCGCCGTATCATGGCGAAGAAGATGCCCGAAAAGATGGCGAAACTCGAACCGGAGTTCTTCAGGAAGTGTGAAGAACGTGGTTACGACCATGCGGTTATCGATAAGATTTGGAAGGCCGTGCTCCCGTTCTGCGGATACGCGTTCAACAAGAGCCATGCCGCAGCGTACGCCTACGTGGCTTACCAGACGGCATACCTCAAGGCTCATTACGGTGCAGAATACATGGCTGCATCGATGACCTCAAAAATGGGCAAGACCGAAGATATCGTGACGATTATTCAGGAAAGCAAGCGCCTCGGAATCAAGGTGCTGACTCCCGATATCAATACGTCGTACGGCGTGTTTACGGCGAATCCGGAAGGGCAGATTTTGTACGGGCTCGCGGGTATCCGCAACGTGGGCCTTGCCGTTGTCGAAGACGTTGTTGCCGAACGTGAAAAGCGCGGCCCCTACAAGGACATATTTGATTTTTGCAAGCGTGTCGCGGAATACCAGGGTTCGTTCAGCGAAAAGCATCCGCCTTTGAGCAAGAAGGTGCTGGAATGCCTTATCATGGCGGGTGCACTTGATTCGTTGCCGGGTAGCCGTGCTGCGTTAATGGCTACCGTTGACCGTGCCATCGAAGTGGCCGCCAAGCATCAGGAAGACAAGTCGATGGGGCAGATGTCCTTGTTTGACTTGGGGGGCGCTGGCGGTGCGGGATTGGAAAATACTGCAGAAGTCCTTGAAGAAGCGGAACCTTGGGGCGATATGGAAATGCTCGACAAGGAACGCAATGTGCTGGGCATGTGCCTCTCGGGGCATCCGCTGGATGAATTCCGCCCCGAACTGAAGGGATTTACGACTGTTTCGCTGAATTACGATGACCTGCGGAAAAAGGTCGGGTCGCGCGTTGCGGTCGGCGGCGTTGTCACGCAGATGCGCTCTATCGAGACAAAACGTGGCGATACGATTGGAATCGGCATGATGTGTGATTTCCATGGGGATGTGGAACTCTTCTTCAAGAAAGATGACTGGGAACGTTTCCGCGACAAGATTTCCGAAGGCGATCGCATTTTGGTGAAGGGTGAACTTGAATTCAAGCGTGACAAGGAGCGCAAGCCTACCGAGGAACTGCAGATTACTGTGGAAGAGGCGATTCAGTTCGACACCGTGCGCAAAAGCATGGTAAATTTTGTCCATATAAGCATGGAATCCGGAATGATAACGGAGGAATTCCTCCAGAAATTGGAAGAAGGCCTGGCCGGTTTTGAAGTCTTTGAAGAAACAGAGCACGGGTGCCGCCTGGTATGCCATGTGGAAACGCCATCGGGTTTTGAACACATAATAAAGTTGAACAAGTACAAGGTCTACTATACGGTGGAACTGCTGAATTGGCTCCGCCAAGATATGGGACTCA
This genomic interval from Fibrobacter sp. UWR3 contains the following:
- a CDS encoding GDP-mannose 4,6-dehydratase, whose product is MKVVIVGASGFVGRYLARELESAGHSTVKVDLPEVNLQNAGQVEALIESAKPDAVVNLAAISSVGASWKNPAATISVNVNGTLNLLEAIRKHAPQAKTLLIGSAEEYAIPEGRSPLKETDPLEASNPYGISKIAQENFAQLYRKKYGMKIVCTRSFNHTGVGQTTTFALPSFVKQVAAIDKSGKPGKILVGNLSAWRDFSDVEDVVHVYRMLLENENEFDIYNVGSGIANKIEDLLKNVILKFTPVEIEIVVDPEKVRPVETPYLCADNSRVKKYWKGTDIRVTLKKMFDHFRAESGTSQE
- a CDS encoding lysylphosphatidylglycerol synthase transmembrane domain-containing protein is translated as MQPDNRKKTTKMLFTAIKVIVTVGGLAYILNKIPFFDAISNWKPSALPWLLFILFLTVVLMAIQANRWRGLLLEDGKKVKFRTFYAYIALGYFFNNLLPSGFGGDAVKTVAFGRKFGNTANSVAAIAISRVMGLIAMFLSFFIAIPFVLIRYQVPAHYTITVSAVAILALVIIVGSLFLDKIKIPDKLVQKVPFLLKLQQAFAIYRSHPKAFWLSGLDSVWLQIVTIIIHYAYFRAVGIDVNIAVITVFTTIMVTFTMLPISINGIGIRENVQVSLYTGLLGIPADVVLASTLLSYLPLLFQAAQGAIVLLKIRK
- a CDS encoding LamG-like jellyroll fold domain-containing protein; this translates as MKKWIMVPAVASMAMVGMFGCSSDSTDSKSPVAIEGVEGASGEIALVSASDAKAHMAMFRRSVVDSWQFESAESDSASTGVDSVLQNSNFAVDADVTVEDDSVYTVASAGVDGKGFAWMVQVENGAVVYSWRENAESEWQKFKTEKRIEKLEKNNVRVELAGKVVVIFVNGKIEGAFRNEKFGSFTMEGLFTVGFDKFDMGKCHCHNGHVEQVDVETVNEIEDTPIDSIEVVEPVETPIDTIAGGSDPVPETVWIAEWDFNDAENVGLDVTGNGHNATIGEGSVASTDGIAAFDGKSGFTVALADDIKINEFVVEARVKPTQFGTMQNIIVAEPPGRGVDGWQLRIDEGVLTVHLRDDDLNGDDWNIFPGKRMTLGEWNVIRMERSADSVKLFQNGELTVAAAYTGDLTQMRYNWSIGFDGMQQAFHNRYFIGEMDYVRFGAFNGFSAGVLPVKSKRLLVAWEFNEPTFIGLDRMANNSTHDLVGSPKVADTTVALDGRSGLEVGLSKVFQRNTFAIETRVKPTQFGEMQNIIVAEPPGRYGDGWIVRLDNGVLTVHFRDEDTDGITWNILKGEKLALDEWTDIRVERGAESIKVFQNGELTAEAETTGDISQLGYDIGIGFDAMRQAKHDRFFEGEIDFIRYYGL
- the gmd gene encoding GDP-mannose 4,6-dehydratase is translated as MKRALITGITGQDGSYLAEFLLEKGYEVYGLVRRKSKLDFNNAEHLKGKVTFIFGDMTDSASLLRAMEIAKPDEIYNLAAQSFVTTSWETPLSTADINAIGVTKLLEAVRLCKPDTRVYQASTSEMFGKVQAVPQNETTPFYPRSPYGVSKLYGHWIIKNYRESYGMFACSGILFNHESERRGAEFVTRKITIAVAKIKAGKQDVLELGNMDASRDWGHSADYVRAMWLMLQQEQADDYVVATGVTHKVREFVQLAFKAAGMEIEFHGEGENEYATLKGTDKVVVKVNPQFFRPAEVDLLIGDASKAKKVLGWKPEISYEQLVKRMVDSDIKLLAEGKI
- a CDS encoding glycosyltransferase family 2 protein, which encodes MKIDVGIINYNGGTELLECVRSLLAQSEPVRVLVFDNASADDSIRILKEQNLDCTVIECPKNLGYAGACNGLLEKMNADIQVLCNMDLEFDPAWAKNLLACFERHPEAGSVASLVMEKSGVVNAVGVQFGADLFAKNEASGLNISEADVREKDVFGCYGAVMSFRKAAAEAAGKMDASYFLFFEETEWYFRHNLAGYRTVFCPEAKVYHERSMTTVRYSPRKLFYSERNRLRTAIRLLPFADIVKLPFRGFVRYLNMAKGGVPGQSGDGKKLSKAAICGALLKAWLQALAMLPQELCIRRKYRKQFGDVGAKVRAILEMYPIRP